In Cytobacillus oceanisediminis, the following proteins share a genomic window:
- a CDS encoding electron transfer flavoprotein subunit beta/FixA family protein — translation MHIVVCVKQVPDTKIIKINPKTNTLDRRSAPAILNPYDAHAVQEAVKITKSIGKGTISVLSMGPPQAVAVIKKSIEIGADRGFLISDRAFAGADTLATSYALSKALERISKDMPVDLIICGKHAIDGDTGQVGPGIARRLDIPPVTNVIEVSELNESEKTILIKRKITDGYELIQAQVPCLLTVEKEINSIEYSPMPNMIKAARYEPVIWSVNDLEEVDRTQLGLKGSPTIVGKMFTPPKPEGGKRLEGNADEQVKQLMELLNDKKELFVSR, via the coding sequence ATGCACATAGTTGTGTGTGTCAAGCAAGTCCCAGATACAAAAATTATTAAAATCAATCCCAAAACCAATACTCTTGACAGGCGCAGTGCTCCTGCCATTTTAAATCCCTATGACGCCCATGCAGTGCAGGAAGCTGTGAAAATAACAAAGTCCATAGGAAAAGGCACCATTTCGGTCTTATCCATGGGACCTCCACAGGCTGTTGCTGTGATTAAGAAAAGTATCGAAATTGGAGCAGACCGCGGTTTTTTAATCTCTGACCGTGCATTTGCCGGCGCAGATACATTGGCAACAAGCTATGCCCTGTCTAAGGCATTAGAACGTATTTCAAAAGATATGCCTGTGGATTTAATCATATGCGGAAAACATGCCATTGATGGAGATACCGGCCAGGTGGGACCAGGAATAGCAAGAAGGCTGGATATTCCGCCTGTTACAAATGTTATAGAGGTATCCGAACTTAATGAAAGTGAAAAAACGATCCTGATCAAAAGGAAAATTACGGACGGATATGAATTAATACAAGCTCAAGTCCCTTGCCTGCTGACCGTTGAAAAGGAGATTAATAGCATAGAATACTCCCCTATGCCTAACATGATAAAAGCTGCCAGGTATGAGCCGGTTATCTGGTCTGTAAATGATCTCGAGGAAGTGGATCGTACACAGCTCGGATTGAAAGGGTCTCCTACGATAGTGGGAAAAATGTTTACCCCTCCCAAGCCGGAAGGCGGAAAGAGGCTTGAAGGGAATGCGGACGAACAGGTTAAGCAGCTGATGGAGCTTCTTAATGATAAGAAAGAGCTGTTTGTAAGCCGATAA
- a CDS encoding aspartyl-phosphate phosphatase Spo0E family protein → MRYKRIQLLTEIQQKREKMIETAKKNGMASQETVRCSQELDQLIFKYQCVIKREKEQKKRMRISFREMILSWKKAVV, encoded by the coding sequence TTGCGCTATAAAAGAATACAGCTGCTGACTGAAATTCAGCAAAAAAGGGAAAAAATGATAGAAACGGCCAAGAAAAATGGAATGGCGAGCCAGGAAACTGTGCGCTGCAGCCAGGAACTTGATCAATTAATTTTTAAATATCAATGCGTCATTAAAAGAGAGAAGGAACAAAAGAAAAGAATGAGGATTTCCTTCCGGGAAATGATTCTCTCATGGAAGAAAGCAGTTGTATAA